In the Pirellulales bacterium genome, one interval contains:
- a CDS encoding redoxin domain-containing protein: MRKSAYLLAIVAFCFPLLGGTWARGADAERRSSSADHAADAIGRQIKYFTLADFRGKKYSLDDFAGKAVVVAFLGNECPLCKQYAPRLEELQKEFADRGVAFVGINANQQDTPTEMAAFARVGEITFPLLKDPGNTVADQFAAMRTPEVFLLDKNHVIRYRGRIDDQFGLGTGSGYAKPRVKSRDLAVAIDELLSGKALSQSVSTAQGCMIGRVAKVEPHGDVTYANQISRLLQNRCVECHRPGEVAPFALLDYDEVKGWADTMLEVIDEGRMPPWFANPEHGHFVNDARLSDDEKKLFHDWVKNGCPQGDDKDLPPPREFATGWQMGEPDQIVYMRDEPFDVPAEGTVSYQYFAVDPHLTEDKWVQAVEARPGNRAVVHHIIAFVQAPARGRGRGGDVRGGGGLVGYAPGDRARIYPPGVAAFLPAGSKIVFQMHYTPNGTAQQDRSYIGLRYADPATVKRQTRGGAAGNRWFTIPPGEDNHEVISQHKFGKDALLATLFPHMHLRGKSFRYVAHYPDGSQEILLDVPRYDFNWQLRYVLAEPKLMPKGTRLECIAHFDNSEGNLANPNPRDTVRWGDQTWEEMMLGFFSTLPISDDVTGGKPSMQEPASKDEASADTGDGG; encoded by the coding sequence ATGCGGAAATCCGCCTATTTGCTTGCGATCGTGGCCTTTTGCTTCCCCCTGCTCGGCGGGACCTGGGCCCGGGGCGCTGATGCCGAGCGGCGCAGTTCGTCGGCAGATCACGCGGCAGATGCCATCGGTCGCCAGATCAAATACTTTACGCTGGCCGATTTCCGTGGCAAGAAATACTCGCTCGACGACTTCGCAGGAAAGGCGGTCGTCGTTGCGTTTCTCGGCAACGAATGCCCATTGTGCAAGCAATACGCACCGCGGCTCGAAGAGCTGCAAAAAGAATTCGCCGATCGCGGCGTGGCCTTCGTTGGCATCAACGCGAACCAGCAAGACACACCCACCGAAATGGCCGCTTTCGCGCGAGTGGGAGAGATCACGTTTCCGCTGCTGAAAGACCCGGGCAACACTGTGGCAGATCAATTCGCCGCAATGCGCACGCCCGAGGTGTTTCTGCTCGATAAGAATCACGTGATCCGCTACCGCGGCCGCATCGACGATCAATTTGGGTTAGGTACAGGTTCTGGTTACGCCAAGCCAAGGGTCAAAAGCCGTGACCTGGCCGTCGCGATAGACGAACTGCTATCCGGCAAGGCGCTCAGTCAGAGCGTCAGCACGGCCCAGGGCTGCATGATCGGACGCGTCGCCAAGGTCGAACCGCACGGCGACGTCACCTATGCCAACCAGATCTCGCGGCTGTTGCAAAACCGGTGCGTCGAGTGTCACCGGCCCGGCGAGGTCGCGCCGTTCGCGCTGTTGGACTACGACGAGGTGAAGGGCTGGGCCGATACGATGCTCGAAGTCATCGACGAGGGGCGGATGCCTCCTTGGTTCGCCAATCCCGAGCACGGCCATTTTGTTAACGACGCCCGCCTGAGCGACGATGAAAAGAAGCTCTTTCACGATTGGGTGAAGAACGGTTGCCCGCAGGGGGACGACAAGGATTTGCCACCGCCCCGCGAGTTTGCCACCGGTTGGCAGATGGGCGAGCCCGACCAGATTGTGTACATGCGCGACGAGCCATTTGACGTGCCGGCCGAGGGAACCGTCTCGTACCAGTATTTCGCGGTGGACCCACACCTGACCGAGGACAAATGGGTGCAGGCGGTCGAGGCCCGGCCAGGCAACCGCGCCGTGGTACATCACATCATCGCCTTTGTGCAGGCGCCGGCGCGAGGCCGTGGCCGCGGTGGCGATGTCCGCGGAGGCGGAGGATTGGTCGGCTACGCGCCGGGGGATCGGGCGCGCATTTATCCGCCCGGCGTAGCGGCATTCTTGCCCGCTGGCTCGAAGATCGTCTTTCAGATGCACTACACGCCTAACGGCACGGCGCAGCAAGATCGTAGTTATATCGGCTTGCGCTACGCCGATCCGGCCACCGTCAAGCGCCAGACCCGCGGCGGAGCGGCCGGCAATCGCTGGTTTACGATTCCGCCGGGCGAGGACAATCATGAAGTCATATCGCAGCACAAATTCGGCAAGGATGCGCTCCTAGCCACGCTGTTTCCGCACATGCACCTGCGCGGTAAATCGTTCCGCTATGTGGCTCACTACCCAGACGGCAGCCAGGAAATACTGCTTGACGTGCCGCGTTACGATTTCAACTGGCAGTTACGTTATGTACTGGCCGAGCCAAAGCTGATGCCCAAGGGCACCCGTTTGGAATGCATTGCGCACTTCGATAACTCCGAGGGTAATCTGGCCAACCCGAATCCGCGCGATACGGTGCGATGGGGCGACCAGACTTGGGAAGAAATGATGCTCGGCTTCTTCTCGACGCTCCCCATCAGCGACGACGTTACCGGCGGCAAGCCCAGCATGCAAGAACCGGCCAGCAAAGACGAGGCATCAGCGGACACAGGCGACGGCGGTTGA
- a CDS encoding TlpA disulfide reductase family protein has protein sequence MKFQTVRYRDILALLSLALVIGCGGSSADLHGNLLPPGTPLPPLAAEGWLNGPGPTVEELRGQVVVIDVWAFWCPPCRAAMPEMVAAYEKYHDRGVTFLGLTSEGTDTLSETRGVVDSATLSWPNGYGAGATIQSLGVQAIPSVFVIGRDGRVVWNIDRPGSMQDAIESALDKS, from the coding sequence ATGAAATTTCAGACGGTCAGATACCGCGACATTCTGGCTCTGCTCTCGCTCGCTCTCGTTATCGGGTGCGGGGGTTCGTCGGCGGACCTGCATGGCAATCTTTTGCCGCCGGGCACTCCACTGCCGCCACTCGCGGCCGAGGGTTGGCTGAACGGCCCTGGGCCAACCGTGGAGGAACTGCGCGGCCAGGTAGTGGTGATCGATGTCTGGGCCTTTTGGTGCCCGCCGTGTCGGGCCGCCATGCCCGAGATGGTCGCCGCCTACGAGAAATATCACGACCGGGGCGTGACATTTCTGGGGCTGACTTCGGAGGGGACCGATACGTTGAGTGAGACCAGGGGCGTGGTCGACAGCGCGACGCTGTCCTGGCCCAACGGCTATGGGGCCGGCGCGACAATTCAATCGCTGGGGGTGCAAGCCATACCCAGCGTATTTGTCATCGGGCGCGATGGCCGCGTCGTCTGGAATATCGACCGGCCGGGCAGCATGCAGGACGCCATTGAGTCGGCTTTGGACAAGAGCTAG
- a CDS encoding CocE/NonD family hydrolase, with the protein MRSLLSVRHFGLPLLLVGLPPAVAVSREPDNDVVATTGVMVSMRDGVRLATDVYRPARSGEPLGEKYPTILTRTPYGKNCSDALGKYYAARGYTVVVQDTRGRYDSEGVWHMLTDDGRDGVDTANWIVAQPWSDGQIGMFGTSYVGGTQHALAMENSPHLKTVIPVDAMSNLGYASMRNGGAFELRFWNWIFSIGGPSGSRQARDPATAQVLKQMMEHRRDYLLNLPLRRGTTPLKLIPEYEEWLVEAIRHGANDEFWEQNNITDHAEKYRDLPIYLVGGWYDSWGGNTTANFQTLSKRIKGPVYLIMGPWTHGGQGSSAHGQASFGADAAIADPLAWRLEWYDHWLKGRENSVGHAAPFATPVRVFVMGTGDGRKLADGRVNHGGRWRDEQEWPLARSQSTNYYLQADGILAQQRPAVTRSSTSFEFDPRHPVPTIGGNISSGDGILLAGAWDQRGGDHVWNAPQPIPLSARNDVVVFQTAPLEADMEVTGELAVKLWVSSSTVDTDFTAKLIDVYPPSADFPAGIDLLMGDGIMRTRFRNSLRSEELMEPGAIYPITVRLYPTSNVFRRGHRIRVDVSSSNFPRFDVNPNTGEPLGDQRRQVTATNTIHHDADHPSHIVLPVVTD; encoded by the coding sequence GTGCGGTCCCTGCTGTCGGTGCGACATTTCGGCCTGCCCTTGCTGCTCGTCGGACTGCCACCGGCCGTGGCCGTGTCGCGCGAACCAGACAACGACGTCGTGGCCACGACGGGCGTGATGGTTTCCATGCGCGACGGCGTGCGATTGGCCACCGATGTCTACCGTCCGGCTCGGTCCGGAGAGCCGCTAGGCGAAAAATATCCCACGATCCTCACCCGCACCCCGTACGGCAAGAACTGCTCCGACGCGTTGGGCAAGTATTACGCCGCACGCGGCTACACGGTGGTGGTGCAAGACACGCGTGGCCGCTACGACTCGGAGGGGGTCTGGCACATGCTCACCGACGATGGGCGCGACGGCGTCGATACGGCCAATTGGATCGTCGCCCAGCCCTGGTCCGACGGACAGATTGGCATGTTCGGCACGTCGTACGTGGGCGGCACACAGCACGCCCTGGCCATGGAGAACTCTCCGCACCTGAAGACCGTGATCCCGGTCGATGCCATGTCGAACTTGGGATACGCCAGCATGCGCAACGGCGGAGCGTTCGAGTTGCGATTCTGGAATTGGATCTTTTCGATCGGTGGGCCCAGCGGCAGCAGGCAAGCGCGCGATCCGGCCACAGCCCAAGTGCTGAAGCAGATGATGGAACATCGCCGCGACTACTTGTTGAACCTGCCGCTACGCCGCGGCACGACGCCGCTGAAGTTGATTCCCGAGTACGAAGAGTGGCTCGTCGAGGCGATACGGCACGGCGCCAATGATGAGTTCTGGGAACAGAACAACATCACAGACCATGCCGAAAAATACCGTGACTTGCCCATTTACCTGGTCGGCGGCTGGTACGACTCTTGGGGCGGCAATACCACCGCGAACTTCCAAACGCTGTCGAAACGCATCAAGGGGCCTGTCTATTTGATCATGGGGCCCTGGACGCACGGCGGGCAGGGATCGAGCGCGCACGGCCAGGCAAGTTTCGGCGCGGATGCTGCGATCGCTGATCCATTGGCCTGGAGGCTCGAGTGGTACGATCATTGGCTCAAGGGGCGCGAAAACTCGGTCGGCCACGCAGCGCCGTTTGCCACACCGGTGCGGGTCTTCGTGATGGGCACAGGCGATGGCCGCAAGCTGGCCGACGGACGCGTGAATCATGGCGGCCGCTGGCGCGACGAGCAGGAGTGGCCACTCGCGCGCTCGCAATCGACAAATTATTACCTGCAGGCCGACGGCATTCTGGCACAGCAGCGGCCGGCAGTGACTCGTTCGTCGACCAGCTTCGAGTTCGACCCACGTCATCCGGTGCCCACGATCGGTGGGAACATTTCCTCTGGCGATGGAATACTACTGGCCGGCGCCTGGGACCAGCGCGGGGGCGACCACGTTTGGAACGCACCGCAGCCGATTCCGCTGTCGGCCCGCAACGACGTAGTGGTCTTTCAAACGGCGCCGCTCGAGGCCGACATGGAAGTCACGGGCGAGCTAGCAGTAAAGCTGTGGGTCTCGTCCTCGACAGTCGATACCGATTTCACGGCCAAGCTGATCGACGTCTATCCGCCGTCGGCAGATTTTCCGGCAGGCATCGACTTGCTGATGGGTGACGGGATCATGCGCACTCGCTTTCGCAATTCACTGCGCAGCGAAGAACTGATGGAGCCGGGAGCCATCTACCCGATCACGGTGCGGCTGTATCCCACATCGAATGTGTTTCGCCGTGGGCACCGCATCAGGGTCGACGTTTCGAGCAGCAATTTTCCGCGATTCGACGTCAACCCGAACACGGGCGAGCCGCTGGGAGACCAGCGGCGACAAGTGACAGCCACCAATACGATCCACCACGACGCGGATCATCCCTCGCACATCGTGCTGCCGGTTGTGACGGACTAG
- a CDS encoding SEC-C metal-binding domain-containing protein: MAGSADNPPKKDRPPLPLGDEWDEEPLLDEDHAWAPGDPVVSRAPHVGRNDPCLCGSGKKFKKCCGRPKGAR, translated from the coding sequence GTGGCAGGCTCCGCTGACAACCCGCCGAAGAAAGATCGTCCTCCGTTGCCGCTGGGGGACGAATGGGATGAAGAGCCACTGCTGGATGAGGATCACGCGTGGGCGCCCGGCGATCCGGTTGTCTCTCGCGCGCCGCACGTGGGCCGCAACGATCCGTGTCTCTGTGGTAGCGGCAAGAAGTTCAAGAAGTGCTGCGGCCGACCGAAAGGAGCCCGATAA